A genomic stretch from Hemiscyllium ocellatum isolate sHemOce1 chromosome 27 unlocalized genomic scaffold, sHemOce1.pat.X.cur. SUPER_27_unloc_30, whole genome shotgun sequence includes:
- the LOC132808081 gene encoding gastrula zinc finger protein XlCGF17.1-like has translation MCLCTAEASAMEKPEESRPVEKSWKCGDCGKGFHVLSVLDAHRRSHTGVRPFSCPECGKGFSSSYTLLRHQRVHTGERPFSCSECGKAFSNSSDLLKHQRVHTGERPFACPECGKGFSSSSALLTHQRVHTGEKPFSCPKCGKAFTQAFSLLRHQSVHTGERPFTCPECGKGFSDSSALLTHRRVHTGERPFSCPECGKGFSSSYTLLRHQRVHTGERPFSCPECGKAFTHASNLLTHRWVHTRERPFSCPECGKAFSNFSHVVIHRRVHSGERPFTCPECAKAFSNSSDLLKHQWVHTGD, from the exons ATGTGTTTGTGTACCgctgaagcttcagccatggagaaacccgaggaatcccgccccgtggagaaatcttggaagtgtggcgactgtgggaaaggcttccatgTCCTGTCTGTCCTGGAtgctcatcggcgcagtcacactggggtcaggccattctcctgccctgagtgtgggaagggattcagcaGTTCCtacaccctgctgaggcaccaacgggtccacacaggggagaggcccttcagctgctccgagtgcgggaaggccttcagcaattcctctgacctactgaagcaccagcgtgtccacaccggggagagaccgttcgcctgcccagagtgtgggaaggggttcAGCAGTTCCTCCGCCTTGCTGACCCACCAgagggtccacacaggggagaagcccttcagctgccccaagtgtgggaaggccttcacccagGCCTtttccctgctgaggcaccagagtgtccacacaggggagaggccattcacttgcccagagtgcgggaaggggttcagcgattcctctgccctgctgacccaccggcgggtccacactggggagaggcctttcagctgccctgagtgtgggaagggattcagcaGTTCCtacaccctgctgaggcaccaacgggtccacacaggggagaggcctttcagctgccctgagtgtgggaaggccttcacccatgcctccaacctgctgacccaccggtgggtccacaccagggagaggcccttcagttgccccgagtgtggtaaggccttcagcaatttctcCCACGTGGTgatccaccggcgggtccactccggggagaggccattcacttgtCCTGAGTGCGcaaaggccttcagcaattcctctgactTACTGAAGCACCAGTGGGTTcacaccg GTGACtaa
- the LOC132808077 gene encoding zinc finger protein 239-like, which yields MGKPWKCGDCGKGFPSPSVLEIHRRVHSGEKPFICSVCGKGFTNSSNLRAHQWVHTGEKPFTCLVCRKGFTHSSALLTHQRVHTGERPFGCSECGKAFRRVSNLRKHERVHTGERPFPCPECGKGFIDSSSLLNHQQIHTGERPFTCSVCGKGFNHMSNFRQHKRVHTGERPFTCPECGKGFTNSSHLLTHQRIHTGERPFTCSKCRKGFTCSSDLQRHQRVHVPSQGN from the coding sequence AtggggaaaccgtggaaatgtggggactgtgggaaaggattcccttCCCCCTCAGTGCTGGAAATTCACAGACGTGTTCACAGCGGGGAGAAGCCGTTcatctgctcagtgtgtgggaagggattcacaaaTTCTTCCAACCTGCGGgcgcaccagtgggtccacacgggAGAGAAGCCCTTCACCTGCTTGGTGTGCAGGAAGGGGTTCACGCATTCATCtgcactgctgacccaccagcgggtccacactggggagaggccgttcggttgctcagagtgcgggaaggctttCCGTCGTGTGAGCAACTTGAGGAAGCAcgagcgggtccacacgggggagaggccgttcccctgccccgagtgtgggaagggattcattgATTCTTCCAGCTTGCTGAACCACCAGCAGATCCACACAGGGgaaaggccattcacctgctctgtgtgcgGGAAAGGATTCAATCATATGAGCAATTTTCGGCAGCAtaagcgggtccacactggggagaggccattcacctgccccgagtgtgggaagggatttaccaactcttcccacctgctgacccaccagcggatccacactggggagaggccattcacctgctccaagtgcaggaagggcttcacctgctcctccgaCCTCCAGAGACATCaacgagttcacgtgccatcacAGGGAAATTGA